The DNA region CCTCTTTTAATTCGTCCTCAATTTTACCAGTAAACGTTGAGCGGTTTCTAAGTTACTGTGCTTTTCCTTACGAAGAAGCTGGGCAAGAGTGTCTACTTCATGGTCTTCAGCTCCTGCTAAAAGAGCTAGGGATTTTGCATGTAATTTCATGTGACCTGCTTGGATACCAGATGTTACCAAAGCTCGTAAGGCAGCAAAATTTTGGCATAGCCCAACAGAAGCAATAATCGCAGCGAGTTGACGTGCTTTAGGTTGCTCCAGGAGTTCAAAAGCGACCGCTACTTTGGGGTTTAGTCCGATAGAACCACCGACAGAAGCAATCGGCAGGGGCAAAGTGATGGAACCAATCAAACTTTCCCCCTCAATCCGCCAGATGGATAGCCCACGGTATAGCCCATCACGGCAAGCATAGGCATGAGCTCCAGCTTCCATAGCCCGCCAGTCGTTACCTGTTGCTATGACTACTGCATCAATTCCATTGAAAATCCCCTTATTATGGGTTGCTGCACGATAAGGGTCAAGTTGCGCTAACTTACTGGCTAGGGCTATTTTTTTTGCAGTTTCTTGGGCAATAGCAGAGTTATTAGCAAGGCTGGAAATTGCTATGTGACACTCTGCAGTGATCAGGGATTCTGTTGCATAATTGGATAGGATTCCCATAAGCGCCTGTCCTTGGCTGAGTTTCTCTAAGTCATTCTTGATGGCCTCCAACATAGTATTGAGAATATTCGCTCCCATGGCTTCTTGAACATCCACTTGTAGGTAGACGATGAGAAACTCATCCTTACTTTCAATCGTTAGTTCACAAGCACCTCCACCACGCTGAACAATAGAAGGGTGGGCTTGATTGGCAGTTTCAAGAATGGTTGCCTTTTGCTCCAAAATGGCTTTTTTTGCTTGACCATGGTCTGAAACATCAAATAGAGCTACTTGCCCGATCATTATACGGTTGTGAATATAGGTTGAACATCCACCTGACCTAGCAATCATTTTCGCTCCCAAAGATACTGCAGCAACGACAGATGGCTCCTCTGTCACCATCGGAACGATATAAGAATGACCGTCCACAACTAGCTCTGGTAGGACAGAGAAAGGAAGAGAAAAGGTTCCTAGATGATTTTCTGTCATCTTTCCAGCAATCTGCTCGGAAAGATTGGTGTCATTTGTCAGACAGTCTAGACTTTTTCCTGAAAATGGTCTGTAGCTATGGAGGAGGTCGATACGCTCCTGACGTGTTTTTTTGTAGAATCCTGAGAAATGAGACATAGTTTCTTCTTTCTATAAAGATACAAAAAGCCCCTGGCTAGGCCAAGGTGCCAGAATAGTTAGTCTTAACGTTTATCTTTTACCGTATCAAAAATGAGGAAGCCTTGCTTCCTATTTTTTAGCTTCAGCCTTGTACAATTTATTGGCTGTGGAAGAGAGGTGATAAAATTACAATGAATCAAGAGGCTTTTCTGTAGAGAAAAAGCTAATTCCATCTAGTTTTTGCGATAAATTCTCTTATGCTTATCAACCTTGATAAGGGAAAAAGTGCTGTGATCTACCGGCAAATCACTAGAAGTTCCGGTCTCGTCTAGTGAAA from Streptococcus ruminantium includes:
- a CDS encoding hydroxymethylglutaryl-CoA reductase, degradative, coding for MSHFSGFYKKTRQERIDLLHSYRPFSGKSLDCLTNDTNLSEQIAGKMTENHLGTFSLPFSVLPELVVDGHSYIVPMVTEEPSVVAAVSLGAKMIARSGGCSTYIHNRIMIGQVALFDVSDHGQAKKAILEQKATILETANQAHPSIVQRGGGACELTIESKDEFLIVYLQVDVQEAMGANILNTMLEAIKNDLEKLSQGQALMGILSNYATESLITAECHIAISSLANNSAIAQETAKKIALASKLAQLDPYRAATHNKGIFNGIDAVVIATGNDWRAMEAGAHAYACRDGLYRGLSIWRIEGESLIGSITLPLPIASVGGSIGLNPKVAVAFELLEQPKARQLAAIIASVGLCQNFAALRALVTSGIQAGHMKLHAKSLALLAGAEDHEVDTLAQLLRKEKHSNLETAQRLLVKLRTN